GCCTTGAGGCGGCGGTAGCCGTCGACCAGCCCGAGCAGCTCGCCGCGCCGCTCGAGGGCGTTGATGGCCTTGTCGCACGCCTCGACGTACGTCGAGCGCGGCTTGGGCGCGGCCCGCTCCTCCTCGCGCGCCTCGGCGAAGCGGTGCGAGGCGGCCTCGTCGATGCGGCGCACGTCGTCGGGGCCGACGAGGTGCTCGCTCATCGCGCTGTCGAGGGCGAGGAGGTTCTGGATGGCGGTCTGGGGGTGGTCGGTGAGCAGCAGCACCTCGCCGGTGTGCCGGTCGACCACCCGGGAGCCGAGCTGGTAGCGCGCGGCGTCGGTGATGACCCGGGTGTCGGGCTCGTGGCCGATGCGCAGGCCGTGCTCGGTGAGCAGGCTCGCGGCGTAGGCGTTGTAGGTCGCCACGGTCGGCTCGAGGACGTCCTCGCCGTCGTCGAGCTCGTCGAGGGCGCCCGCGTCGCGCAACGCCTCGCGGATCCGCGACCGCAGCTCGCTCGCGGCCTTGGTGGTGAAGGTCAGGCCGAGCACCTGGTCGGGGCGGACCTGTCCGGTCAGCACCAGGTAGACCACGCGGGCGGCCATCAGCGTGGTCTTGCCCGAGCCCGCCCCGGCCACCACCACCGCGGGGGCCAACGGCGCGGTGATGGCCGCCCACTGCTGCGCGCTGGCCTCCCACGGCGTGCCCATGGCCACCGCGAGCTCGCGCGGCGAGCGGATCGCCCGGGGGGTCACTGGCTCACCACCGACCCGGCCGACTTGGCCGGGCAGATCGGGACGAAGGCGCAGTCGCGGCAGTGCTGGCCGGCCACGGCCGGGAACTGCTCGGCTCGCAGCAGCGCGGCCGTGCGGGCGAGCTGACCGCGCAGCGCGGCGCGCTCGGGGCCGTCGTCGGCCTGCTCGGGCTGACGCTGCACGTCGGCGTCCTCGGCGTCGCCGAGCAGCCCGAGCTGGACGAGCTCGGCCCCACCCGCCTCGACGTCGCGCTCGAGCAGCTCGTCGACGGCGCCGTGGTCGACCGCGAGCTGGTAGAGGCCCAGCTGGACGTTGGTGAGCACGGACTTGTCGCTCGGCTTGCCGCGACCGGTCTTGAGGTCGACCACGACCAGGCGGCCCTCGGAGTCGAGCTCGAGGCGGTCGGCGTAGCCCGTGAGCTGGACGCGCTCACCGCCGGGCAGGTCGAGCACCGCGCGGAACGGCGCCTCGACGCCGACCAGGGTGCGCGGGTCGGCGTGGTGCCAGCGCAGGAACCGGCTGAGGGCGGCCTCGACCCGCTCGAGCTCGCGGGCCTTGGCCCAGGGCGTGCGGAACTCCAACCGGTCCCAGACCGTGGCCACGTGGGCCATGAGGGCGTCGACGTCGTCGGCGCCGGCCTCGACCTCGCCCGCGGCCACCCGCTGGGCCAGGGCGTGCACGAGCTCGCCGAGGTTGGCCGACTGGTGCTGGCGGGTGACGCCGCCGGCCTCACGCGACAGGAACCACTGGGTCGGGCACACCTCCATGTGCTCGAGCACGCTCGCCGAGACCGGGACCGGCCGTTCGGGGTCGCGCACCGGTGTGGCCGAGCGGCTCGCGGCGCGGGTGCCCCACCAGGTCGCGGGGTCGGCGATCGCGACCTCGGGCGCGAGCCGGGCCAACCGGCGCGCGGCGGCCTGGCGCAGCGGCTCGCTCACCGCGGGGTCGGCCGCGGTGCGGCGCAGCTCGCTGACCAGCCCGCCCATGGACAGCGTCCGCGCCGGGCGACCGGTGACCTGCTCGACGGTGACGCCGAGCTCGTCGAGGAAGCGGGACGGCTGCTCGCCGTCGTCCTCGGGCGAGGCGACCGCCGTGACGACCAGCCGCTCGCGGGCGCGGGTGCAGGCCACGTAGAACAGCCGCCGCTCCTCCATCAGCGCCTCGCGGGCGCTGGTGGGCGGCACCAGCCCGTCGGTGCCGATCCGGTCGGCGCCGAGCAGGGTGGCCCGGCGGCGCAGGTCGGGCCAGCCGTCCTGCTGCACGTGGGCCACGACGACCAGCCGCCACTCCAGCCCCTTGGCGCGGTGGGCGGTCAGCAGGCGTACGGCGGCCCCGCGGGCGCCGCGCTCGGCCAGGGTGTCGGCGGGGATCTGCTGGGCGACCAGCGTGGCCAGGAACTCGCGCACGCCCACGTGGTCGCGGGTCTCCTCGGCCCGTGCCGCGGACTCGAAGAGCGCGACGACCGAGTCGAGGTCACGGTGAGCACGCCGCGCGGCCCCGCCGCCACGCTCGACCCCGCGCCGCAGCCGGGCCGGCCAGCCGGTGCCGGACCACAGGGTCCAGAGCAGCTCCTCCGCGCTCGCGCCGGCCTCCAGCTGGGCGCGGGTCCGGGCGATGAGCTCGGCCACCGCCCGGGCGCGGGTCGACTCGGCGCCCTGCAGCCCGTCGAGCTGGGTCGGGTCGAGGACCGCCCGGCGGACCAGCTCGCGCGACGGCGCGGGCAGCCGGCCCTCGGCGTGGGCCAGCTCCTTCTCGCGCTGGCGCAGCAGCCGGGCCAGGCGGCGCACGTCGCCGGCGTCGAGGGTGCCGAGCGGGCCGGTGAGCAGGGCCTCGGCCCGCGCGGCGTCGACGTGGTCGACGTGGTCGGGGTCGTCGTTGTCGAGGTTGAGCACCACGCGGAGCGCGTCGATGAGCGGCAGCGCGGCGGGGTCACGGACCAGCGGCAGCTCGTCGGCGGCCACCTCGACCGGCACGCCCGCGGCGCCCAGTGAGCGGCGCAGGGGCGGGATGCTCTGCCGGCCGGAGCGGACCAGGACGGCCATCTCGTCCCAGGGGACGCCGTCCTCGAGGTGAGCGCGACGGAGCAGGTCGGCGAGGTGCTCGGCCTCGGCGCGGTCGCTGTCGTAGGTCCGCACCACGACCCGGCCGGGGCCGTGCGGCCCGCCGTCGGCGCTGGGGGCCAGGAACGCCGCCTTGGCCTCGTCGCCGATCGAGCCCGGCAGGCCGATGCGCCCGGCCACGCGCTGGGTGGCGGTCAGCAGCCGCGGCCCGAACCGTCGGGTGGTGGCCAGCGCGACCACGTCGGCTGGCCGACCGTCGGCCTGCGCGAACACGGTCGGGAAGTCGAGGATCCCGCGCACCTCGGCGCCGCGGAAGGCGTAGATCGACTGGTGCGGGTCGCCGACCGCGACCAGGTCGCGACCGTCGCCGGCCAGGGCCCGCAGCAGGGCGACCTGGCCGGAGTCGGTGTCCTGGTACTCGTCGACGAACACGTGGGCCAGCTCCGCGCGCAGCTCGTCTCGATGGGTCCAGGCCTCGATGGTGGCGCGCCGGATCAGGTCGGCGTAGTCCACGGCGCTGCGGTCGTCGAGGATCGTGAGGTACTGCTCCAGGAACGCGCCGGCCGCCACGAACTCGGGCACGTCGTGCTCGCGGCCCAGGGCAGCCAGCTCGTCGCCGTCGAGGCCCTTCTCCCGGGCCCGGGACAGCACCGCGTGGACCTCGCGGGCGAAGCCGCGGGTGCCGAGCGCCTGCCGCAGCGACGCGGGCCAGCGCACCGACTCGGGGTGGTCCTGGAGCAGCTCGCGCAGCACGACGTCCTGCTCGGGGGCGGACAGCAGGCGCAGCGGGCCGACGTAGAGCTCGGCCGGGGCGTAGCGGCGGATCAGCCCGTAGGCGAAGGAGTGGAACGTCGAGCCGATGCTGGCCGACATGGTCCGGCCGACGCGCGCGGCCACCCGGTCGCGCAGCTGCTCGGCCGCCTTGCGGGAGAAGGTGAGCGCGAGGACCCGGTCGGGGTGGGTGCCGTCCTCGATGCGCCGCACCACGGCCTCGACGAGGGTCGTGGTCTTGCCGGTCCCCGGACCGGCGAGCACGAGGAGCGGGCCGCCGGGGTGGTCGACCACGCGCTGCTGCTGCGCGTCGAGCGGCGGGGGCGCCGCGGACAGGTCGGGCCGGACCAGCTGGTAGGCGGTCGCGGTCTCGGGCACGCGGCTACTCCATCACGGGGCACCGACACGCGGACCCCGGGAAGGGGTCAGGCGGACAGCTTCTCCACAGCCGCGCGCGCCAGCG
This genomic window from Nocardioides anomalus contains:
- a CDS encoding ATP-dependent helicase, yielding MPETATAYQLVRPDLSAAPPPLDAQQQRVVDHPGGPLLVLAGPGTGKTTTLVEAVVRRIEDGTHPDRVLALTFSRKAAEQLRDRVAARVGRTMSASIGSTFHSFAYGLIRRYAPAELYVGPLRLLSAPEQDVVLRELLQDHPESVRWPASLRQALGTRGFAREVHAVLSRAREKGLDGDELAALGREHDVPEFVAAGAFLEQYLTILDDRSAVDYADLIRRATIEAWTHRDELRAELAHVFVDEYQDTDSGQVALLRALAGDGRDLVAVGDPHQSIYAFRGAEVRGILDFPTVFAQADGRPADVVALATTRRFGPRLLTATQRVAGRIGLPGSIGDEAKAAFLAPSADGGPHGPGRVVVRTYDSDRAEAEHLADLLRRAHLEDGVPWDEMAVLVRSGRQSIPPLRRSLGAAGVPVEVAADELPLVRDPAALPLIDALRVVLNLDNDDPDHVDHVDAARAEALLTGPLGTLDAGDVRRLARLLRQREKELAHAEGRLPAPSRELVRRAVLDPTQLDGLQGAESTRARAVAELIARTRAQLEAGASAEELLWTLWSGTGWPARLRRGVERGGGAARRAHRDLDSVVALFESAARAEETRDHVGVREFLATLVAQQIPADTLAERGARGAAVRLLTAHRAKGLEWRLVVVAHVQQDGWPDLRRRATLLGADRIGTDGLVPPTSAREALMEERRLFYVACTRARERLVVTAVASPEDDGEQPSRFLDELGVTVEQVTGRPARTLSMGGLVSELRRTAADPAVSEPLRQAAARRLARLAPEVAIADPATWWGTRAASRSATPVRDPERPVPVSASVLEHMEVCPTQWFLSREAGGVTRQHQSANLGELVHALAQRVAAGEVEAGADDVDALMAHVATVWDRLEFRTPWAKARELERVEAALSRFLRWHHADPRTLVGVEAPFRAVLDLPGGERVQLTGYADRLELDSEGRLVVVDLKTGRGKPSDKSVLTNVQLGLYQLAVDHGAVDELLERDVEAGGAELVQLGLLGDAEDADVQRQPEQADDGPERAALRGQLARTAALLRAEQFPAVAGQHCRDCAFVPICPAKSAGSVVSQ